The Pseudarthrobacter sp. NS4 genome includes a window with the following:
- a CDS encoding glycosyltransferase family 9 protein produces MSGGGALESAGNNSLIDGKPELLVLRALKLGDLLVAVPALKALRRTFPEHRLRYAAQGWLSEALGLVGGYELLPTHGLDEPLAMDPGVVDVAVNLHGSGPESQGRIEALKARHTIGHRSQYRDGPPWRPELHERERWVRLLEWHGIEADPLDVRLNKPHLPSPVPGATVLHVGAAYGSRLWPAERFAAVAAALAGAGHNIVFTGGSSEKDRAEDVCGRAGLPPEAVHAGHLSLGEFAATIAAARLVVSADTGAAHLASAYGTPSVVLFGPAPPEIWGPPPGPHVVLTQAGLRRGDTFSDKPDPALLAVTVQDVLAAVRELDLF; encoded by the coding sequence ATGAGCGGCGGGGGAGCCTTGGAGAGTGCAGGCAACAACAGCCTGATCGATGGAAAGCCCGAGCTTCTGGTCCTGCGCGCCCTAAAGCTGGGTGATCTGCTGGTTGCAGTGCCCGCGCTGAAGGCGCTTCGCCGGACGTTCCCGGAACACCGGCTCAGGTATGCAGCCCAGGGTTGGCTTTCGGAGGCGCTGGGCCTGGTGGGGGGCTATGAGCTGCTGCCCACGCACGGTCTTGACGAACCGCTGGCCATGGATCCGGGCGTGGTGGACGTTGCCGTTAACCTGCACGGCAGCGGTCCCGAGAGCCAGGGACGGATTGAAGCCCTCAAAGCGCGGCACACCATAGGGCATCGAAGCCAGTACCGGGACGGGCCGCCCTGGCGCCCGGAACTGCATGAACGGGAACGGTGGGTCCGGCTCCTGGAGTGGCACGGCATCGAAGCGGACCCGCTTGATGTCCGGCTGAACAAGCCGCACCTCCCCAGTCCCGTTCCCGGTGCCACTGTCCTCCATGTGGGGGCGGCATACGGCAGCCGGCTTTGGCCTGCCGAACGGTTCGCGGCCGTCGCAGCGGCCCTGGCCGGAGCCGGACACAACATCGTCTTCACGGGAGGCAGTTCCGAAAAGGACCGGGCTGAAGACGTTTGCGGCCGTGCCGGGCTGCCGCCGGAGGCCGTGCACGCCGGGCACCTTTCGCTGGGGGAGTTCGCAGCCACCATTGCCGCCGCCCGGCTGGTGGTCTCGGCCGACACCGGAGCCGCGCACCTGGCATCTGCGTACGGTACACCGTCGGTTGTGCTGTTTGGGCCTGCTCCACCCGAGATCTGGGGACCGCCGCCGGGGCCGCATGTTGTCCTGACCCAGGCTGGGCTGCGGCGGGGTGACACGTTCTCAGACAAGCCGGATCCGGCGCTGTTGGCAGTCACTGTGCAGGATGTCCTGGCTGCTGTCCGGGAGTTGGATTTGTTTTAG
- a CDS encoding metallophosphoesterase, with protein sequence MFRRTRSLGHLLVAGLATISLVFLSACGSGDEKSVHFTAAGDIGLGEGALTVLDTIADLEPDFNIALGDFPYEPDADQEFCDMVTGKLGSDFPYQLIAGNHESDGLDGDINKLAQCLPNRLPGLQGEYAKQWFVDVPQEDPLVRIILISPGIRFPDGKLDYSKGSERWRWTESAIDGARSSNIPWTVVGMHTPCYSMGRYDCDAGQSLTNMLISKKVDLVLNGHEHLYQRTHQLGLSDDCASVTAKEVKKKCVVDTGDSMTQGKGTVFVTSGIGGREPREINRDDPEAPYFASWSAGNHNLTLGTLEVKATSTRMDVKLVPAAGYTFSDSFSIHK encoded by the coding sequence ATGTTTCGCAGGACGCGATCGCTCGGGCATCTGCTGGTGGCCGGGTTGGCCACTATCAGTTTGGTTTTTCTGTCCGCCTGCGGGTCCGGGGATGAAAAGTCCGTGCACTTCACCGCTGCCGGAGATATAGGGCTGGGCGAGGGCGCTCTGACTGTGCTGGACACGATTGCCGATCTGGAGCCGGACTTCAACATCGCGCTGGGCGACTTTCCCTACGAACCTGACGCCGATCAGGAGTTCTGCGACATGGTTACCGGAAAGCTGGGCTCGGATTTTCCCTATCAGTTGATTGCGGGAAACCATGAGAGTGACGGCTTGGACGGGGATATCAACAAGTTGGCCCAGTGCCTGCCCAACAGGCTGCCTGGGTTGCAGGGCGAATACGCCAAGCAATGGTTTGTGGACGTTCCCCAGGAAGACCCTCTGGTGCGAATCATCCTTATATCACCGGGGATTCGATTTCCCGACGGCAAGCTGGATTATTCCAAGGGCAGCGAACGGTGGCGGTGGACGGAATCCGCGATCGACGGCGCGCGGTCCAGCAACATCCCGTGGACCGTAGTCGGCATGCACACGCCTTGTTACAGCATGGGCCGTTACGACTGCGACGCAGGGCAGTCACTTACCAATATGCTGATCAGCAAGAAGGTGGATCTCGTTCTAAATGGCCACGAGCACCTGTACCAACGGACTCACCAGCTCGGGTTAAGTGATGATTGCGCCTCCGTCACTGCCAAAGAGGTCAAGAAAAAGTGTGTGGTCGACACCGGAGACTCCATGACCCAGGGCAAGGGAACTGTTTTCGTCACGTCGGGCATTGGCGGGCGGGAACCCCGCGAGATCAACCGCGACGACCCCGAGGCACCCTATTTTGCCTCGTGGTCTGCAGGCAACCACAACTTGACCCTGGGGACATTGGAAGTGAAGGCAACCAGCACCCGCATGGATGTGAAACTTGTCCCCGCTGCCGGCTACACCTTCTCCGACTCCTTCAGCATTCACAAGTGA
- a CDS encoding SGNH/GDSL hydrolase family protein: MEFASNGRQETGHVVLLGDSIFDNAAYVDGGPDVISQLREELPGWKCSLLALDGDVISGVARQLGGLPLDATHLVVSVGGNDALGYAPLLQEHPASVAEALLLLGAARDRFDADYRAMLPAVLARGLPAAVCTIYDTPPSEPNQQVIKAALSLFNDVITRAAFSAGAPLIDLRLICNEDEDYANPIEPSSRGGRKIARAIATLVRTGRPGPHSVVVAGVQQEEEPEI, translated from the coding sequence ATGGAGTTTGCATCGAACGGGCGCCAGGAAACGGGCCACGTGGTCCTGTTGGGCGATTCCATCTTCGATAACGCCGCCTACGTTGACGGCGGCCCGGACGTCATTAGCCAGTTGCGGGAAGAACTGCCGGGGTGGAAATGCTCGCTCCTTGCACTGGACGGAGACGTGATCAGCGGCGTCGCCCGCCAACTGGGCGGACTCCCCTTGGACGCTACCCACCTGGTGGTGAGCGTGGGCGGAAACGATGCCCTCGGCTACGCGCCTTTGCTGCAGGAGCATCCTGCTTCGGTGGCGGAGGCATTGCTTCTGCTTGGCGCGGCGAGGGACAGGTTCGACGCCGACTACCGGGCGATGCTTCCTGCCGTCCTGGCTCGTGGCCTGCCCGCGGCCGTATGCACCATTTATGACACTCCCCCATCCGAGCCGAACCAGCAGGTCATCAAGGCTGCGTTGTCCCTCTTCAACGATGTCATTACGCGTGCTGCCTTTTCCGCAGGAGCACCGCTGATCGACCTGCGGCTTATCTGCAACGAAGATGAGGACTACGCTAACCCGATCGAACCTTCATCGCGGGGCGGAAGGAAGATTGCGCGGGCCATCGCCACCCTCGTCCGGACCGGGCGTCCTGGCCCTCATTCGGTTGTTGTCGCCGGAGTGCAACAGGAAGAGGAACCCGAAATTTGA
- a CDS encoding DUF805 domain-containing protein produces the protein MGEPLSYPQYPTHQENPQQGWQGGEPPLWAPYYGAPFPIAVKRFFKKYATFSGRASRSEYWWWTLIAAAVSIVLNIIIGAGSTTSSVTGATTPGPGATFGYILLAVWALATIVPSLALSVRRLHDGNFSGWLLLLILVPFLGAVALLVFMILPSNPAGQRFDQPAGA, from the coding sequence ATGGGGGAACCTTTGAGCTATCCGCAATACCCAACGCACCAGGAGAATCCGCAGCAGGGCTGGCAGGGCGGGGAACCGCCGCTCTGGGCTCCGTACTACGGGGCGCCCTTTCCAATAGCCGTCAAGCGGTTCTTCAAGAAGTACGCTACATTCTCGGGGCGGGCCAGCCGCAGCGAATACTGGTGGTGGACACTCATCGCCGCCGCGGTGAGCATCGTCCTTAACATCATCATTGGCGCCGGATCAACGACGTCGAGCGTTACTGGCGCGACGACTCCCGGCCCGGGCGCCACCTTCGGCTACATTCTGCTCGCCGTCTGGGCTTTGGCGACGATCGTTCCCTCACTGGCACTTTCGGTTCGACGACTGCATGACGGAAACTTCAGCGGCTGGCTGCTGCTGCTTATCCTGGTTCCGTTTCTGGGCGCTGTCGCACTGCTTGTGTTCATGATCCTGCCGTCCAACCCTGCCGGCCAGCGATTCGACCAACCGGCCGGCGCGTAG
- a CDS encoding helix-turn-helix domain-containing protein has protein sequence MPADDSSDIHCRLDELLEARGMTLTDLSRQVGVSLVNLSVLKNNRAKAIRFSTLTAICDVLECQVGDLLVTTRFKS, from the coding sequence ATGCCCGCAGATGATTCCTCCGACATCCACTGCCGTCTCGATGAACTCCTTGAAGCGCGGGGCATGACCCTGACTGATCTCAGCAGGCAGGTCGGAGTAAGCCTGGTGAACCTGTCGGTGCTCAAGAACAACCGGGCCAAGGCCATCAGGTTCTCCACCCTGACGGCAATCTGTGACGTGCTGGAGTGCCAGGTTGGGGACCTGCTCGTAACTACCCGCTTCAAGTCGTGA
- a CDS encoding HAD domain-containing protein, which produces MKPIILLDIDGVLNPKVRRGDGETPDPQLSDGKVALVRRLASKGRIAWVSTSPADVLSSLEDQLRLDEEPLRVTLTMKDSDVDEPTPKLRSVARWLERMEADGKADWDAVVWIDDVLGPDVHEWAHGYSKPVLLEKPSPEKGLTEEHVVAVQVFINDGSWGFP; this is translated from the coding sequence ATGAAGCCGATCATCCTTCTCGACATCGACGGCGTGCTCAACCCGAAAGTCCGCCGCGGGGACGGTGAGACTCCTGACCCGCAGCTCTCGGACGGGAAGGTTGCCCTGGTGCGGCGGCTCGCTTCCAAGGGCCGGATCGCTTGGGTGTCGACTTCACCTGCCGACGTTTTGTCTAGCCTGGAGGACCAGTTGCGTCTCGATGAGGAACCGCTGCGCGTAACCCTGACGATGAAGGACAGTGACGTTGATGAGCCAACCCCGAAGCTCCGGTCAGTAGCGAGGTGGCTGGAAAGGATGGAAGCCGACGGGAAGGCGGACTGGGACGCGGTCGTGTGGATCGACGACGTCCTCGGACCGGACGTGCACGAGTGGGCCCACGGTTACAGCAAGCCCGTCCTCCTGGAGAAGCCGTCGCCCGAGAAGGGGCTGACAGAGGAGCATGTTGTGGCGGTCCAAGTGTTCATCAACGACGGCTCTTGGGGGTTTCCATAG
- a CDS encoding Rid family hydrolase, producing MTTEKAKAPVRQLRLVVEADDYDKALTFYRDVLGLPEQEAYEGEGDARVTILDAGRATLELSNPAQVKLIDRVEAEGQPSARLRVAFEVEDTEAVTTKLVEAGAELIATPRETPWRSLNSRLAAPAGLQVTLFQELEPVEERAKTPCPKMPEPDKGMPSHHFSPNLHQSPAPFSHLVRHGDTGYTAGIIGQSPVDGSLVSPEVKDQCEAMLTNLETLLEEVGISLANVLSTTIYLTDYDDFQAINAVYSRRFPEPFPARTTLQVAGLPLGARVQVDAVVTLSKLQYGDRPGHGGLIQQ from the coding sequence ATGACCACGGAAAAAGCGAAAGCACCCGTCCGCCAGCTCCGCCTCGTTGTCGAAGCCGACGACTACGACAAGGCACTGACCTTCTACCGCGATGTCCTGGGGCTGCCGGAGCAGGAAGCCTATGAGGGAGAAGGCGATGCCCGCGTCACCATCCTTGATGCCGGCCGGGCCACTCTCGAACTGTCCAACCCTGCACAGGTAAAACTCATCGACCGGGTGGAAGCGGAGGGTCAGCCCAGCGCCAGGCTCCGGGTCGCTTTCGAAGTGGAGGACACGGAGGCCGTGACGACCAAGCTTGTCGAGGCAGGGGCCGAACTGATCGCCACACCGCGGGAAACCCCTTGGCGGTCACTGAACTCACGGCTCGCTGCGCCGGCCGGGCTTCAGGTGACCCTGTTCCAGGAACTCGAACCCGTTGAGGAGCGGGCAAAGACGCCCTGCCCCAAAATGCCTGAACCCGACAAGGGGATGCCCAGCCACCACTTCAGTCCCAACCTGCACCAGTCCCCCGCCCCTTTTTCCCATCTTGTCCGGCACGGCGACACCGGCTACACGGCCGGGATCATCGGGCAAAGCCCCGTCGACGGCAGTCTCGTCTCCCCCGAGGTAAAAGACCAGTGCGAGGCCATGCTGACCAATCTGGAGACCCTGCTCGAAGAAGTGGGAATTTCCCTGGCGAATGTCCTCAGCACCACCATCTATCTGACCGACTACGACGACTTCCAAGCCATTAACGCCGTCTATTCCCGGCGATTCCCGGAGCCTTTTCCTGCGCGCACAACCCTCCAGGTGGCCGGGCTGCCCCTTGGCGCCCGGGTTCAGGTCGACGCCGTCGTGACACTTTCTAAACTTCAGTACGGGGATCGCCCTGGACATGGAGGGCTTATTCAGCAGTAG
- a CDS encoding helix-turn-helix domain-containing protein: protein MSNPTLPSHYLTIAEVAQVLRVSKMTVYRLVHAHTLTAMRFGKSYRIPKDAVEEYVRKAGA from the coding sequence ATGTCCAACCCAACCCTGCCCAGCCACTACCTGACCATCGCTGAAGTGGCCCAGGTACTGCGGGTATCAAAGATGACCGTCTATCGACTGGTCCACGCCCACACCCTGACCGCCATGCGGTTCGGCAAGTCCTACCGCATCCCAAAAGACGCCGTGGAGGAGTACGTCAGGAAGGCCGGCGCCTAG
- a CDS encoding response regulator, giving the protein MTIRVLIADDQDIVRTGLTMLLNAQPDIEVVGAATDGRQAVGLARQLHPDVCLFDIRMPLMDGIEATRQLAGPEVTDPLPIVVITTFDLDEYVHGALKAGARGFLLKDAGPALLTQAIHAAADGDALIAASVTVRLLAAFARSQKGPSAQPIEPLTSREEQVLLTVAQGRTNSEIAADLHISPSTVKTHLASLMRKLGARNRVEVAMWAHETGRT; this is encoded by the coding sequence ATGACCATCCGGGTGCTCATCGCCGACGATCAGGACATCGTGCGCACCGGCCTGACGATGCTGCTGAACGCCCAGCCCGACATCGAGGTCGTGGGCGCCGCCACCGATGGGCGACAGGCGGTGGGCCTGGCGCGTCAGCTGCACCCGGACGTGTGCCTGTTCGACATCCGCATGCCGCTGATGGACGGTATCGAAGCCACCCGCCAGCTCGCCGGACCCGAGGTCACCGACCCCCTGCCGATCGTCGTGATCACCACTTTTGACCTCGACGAGTATGTCCATGGGGCGTTGAAGGCCGGCGCCCGGGGCTTCCTGCTCAAGGACGCCGGACCTGCGCTGCTGACCCAGGCGATCCACGCTGCAGCCGATGGTGATGCTCTGATCGCTGCCAGCGTCACCGTCCGCCTACTTGCGGCGTTTGCCAGATCCCAGAAGGGACCATCCGCGCAGCCGATAGAACCGCTCACCTCCCGTGAGGAGCAAGTGCTCCTCACCGTGGCGCAGGGCCGAACCAATAGTGAGATCGCCGCCGATCTCCACATCAGTCCCAGCACCGTCAAGACCCATCTGGCCAGCCTGATGCGCAAGCTCGGCGCGCGTAATCGGGTCGAGGTCGCCATGTGGGCTCATGAGACCGGCCGCACCTGA
- a CDS encoding sensor histidine kinase: MVTKALRSLWAEPRPANPPRRVWRDGALVAVLLAWSVVEAVLREDLTSRPLVLAAVFVVLAPLWWRRTHPLAAVAISFGTLTAVDVARILAGEEAGLLTSIGGVLVLTYALFRWGAGREAATGLGVILVWLVITHVADPTSPEDTVGAYAFFLFAAALGAAIRYHAYTRTRDIDEAKAREREQLARDLHDTVAHHVSGIAIQAQAGRAVATSHPERAAEVLAVIEDAASRTLTELRTMVGVLRASEGADFAPRPGLADLGRLAGQAEGGPQVDVELSGELDDLSPVVGAALYRLTQESVTNARRHARYATRVAVRVVGDAERVQLTVDDDGAVSTAGGSPSGYGLVGMRERAKLLGGTFHAGPRAGGGWRVEAMLPRAVAPR, translated from the coding sequence ATGGTGACGAAGGCGCTGCGCTCGTTGTGGGCTGAGCCTCGACCGGCGAACCCCCCGCGGCGGGTGTGGCGGGACGGGGCGCTCGTCGCGGTGCTCCTGGCGTGGTCGGTGGTGGAGGCGGTGCTCCGCGAGGACCTAACGTCGCGCCCGCTGGTGCTCGCCGCCGTGTTTGTGGTCCTTGCTCCCTTGTGGTGGCGCCGCACCCACCCCCTGGCGGCGGTCGCGATCTCCTTCGGCACACTGACGGCTGTGGACGTCGCGAGGATCCTCGCGGGCGAGGAGGCTGGTCTGCTGACGAGCATCGGGGGCGTGCTCGTCTTGACCTACGCGCTGTTCCGCTGGGGAGCCGGCCGCGAGGCCGCGACCGGCCTGGGGGTCATCCTGGTCTGGCTGGTCATCACCCACGTCGCCGACCCGACCAGCCCGGAAGATACGGTGGGTGCATACGCCTTCTTCCTGTTCGCCGCAGCCCTGGGCGCTGCAATCCGCTACCACGCGTACACGCGCACCCGCGACATCGACGAGGCCAAAGCTCGGGAGCGCGAGCAGCTGGCGCGTGACCTCCACGACACGGTCGCCCACCACGTCTCCGGCATCGCCATCCAGGCCCAGGCCGGACGTGCCGTCGCAACGTCGCACCCCGAGCGTGCCGCTGAGGTCCTTGCTGTCATCGAGGACGCGGCCTCGCGAACGCTGACCGAGTTGCGCACCATGGTCGGTGTCCTGCGCGCCTCCGAGGGGGCGGACTTCGCGCCACGCCCGGGCCTGGCTGACCTCGGGCGGCTCGCCGGTCAAGCCGAGGGAGGGCCACAGGTCGACGTGGAGCTGTCCGGTGAGCTCGACGATCTCAGCCCCGTGGTCGGGGCCGCGCTCTACCGCCTGACCCAGGAGTCGGTCACGAACGCGCGACGGCACGCCCGCTACGCGACGCGGGTAGCCGTGCGTGTCGTGGGTGACGCCGAACGGGTGCAGTTGACGGTCGATGACGATGGTGCCGTCAGCACGGCCGGCGGCAGCCCGTCGGGCTACGGCCTGGTCGGTATGCGGGAACGCGCCAAGCTGCTGGGTGGCACGTTCCACGCTGGCCCGCGCGCGGGCGGTGGCTGGCGGGTCGAGGCGATGCTGCCCCGAGCGGTCGCTCCCCGATGA
- a CDS encoding DUF6326 family protein, whose amino-acid sequence MMRTRQPTSTLEDQRIPVQAKLAAAWTSLMFFYIYIDYFHLYKPGSIDQIRSGEIFVFDISGPLLTIFVVVIGIPALMVMLSMTLPARVNRATNLVVASLYIPVTVFNAASTTWEWASFYALSIGIEVLLLAFILRSAWTWPRTAPSATMPTSRDADRAQQQA is encoded by the coding sequence ATGATGAGAACACGTCAACCCACCAGCACACTGGAAGACCAGCGGATCCCGGTGCAAGCCAAGCTCGCGGCAGCCTGGACCAGCTTGATGTTCTTCTACATCTACATCGACTACTTCCACCTCTACAAGCCCGGCAGCATCGACCAAATCCGGAGTGGCGAAATCTTTGTATTCGACATCAGCGGGCCGTTGTTGACCATTTTCGTCGTGGTCATAGGGATCCCGGCCCTGATGGTGATGCTCTCCATGACACTGCCCGCCCGGGTGAACCGCGCCACGAACCTCGTCGTTGCATCGCTTTACATCCCCGTCACGGTGTTCAACGCGGCCTCGACGACCTGGGAATGGGCCTCCTTCTACGCCCTCTCCATCGGAATCGAGGTGCTGCTCCTGGCCTTCATCCTGCGCTCCGCCTGGACCTGGCCCCGCACCGCACCGTCGGCGACCATGCCGACCAGCCGTGACGCCGATCGCGCCCAGCAGCAAGCGTGA
- a CDS encoding potassium channel family protein, with translation MTQATWRKRSEWPLLAASIIFLGAYSVQVIGNTEAPVVEVLVWGTWVVFAADYAVNLWLAPQRGRWFLRNLHELAIVALPALRPLRLLRLVTLLRVMHGIGGNALRGRILTYVLGSAVLLVYAGALAILDVEADDPGANVTNIGDAIWWAIATITTVGYGDYYPVTVLGRCVAVGLMIGGIAVLGVVTASVASWMVESVAGEAVTEMEAAESPVREELRQLTAKVERLTALLEERGLPASGPALEARDSLAP, from the coding sequence ATGACTCAGGCAACCTGGCGCAAGCGTTCCGAATGGCCATTGCTGGCCGCGTCCATCATCTTCCTCGGCGCTTACTCCGTGCAGGTGATCGGCAATACCGAGGCCCCGGTGGTTGAAGTTCTGGTCTGGGGCACTTGGGTTGTCTTCGCCGCCGACTACGCGGTGAACTTATGGCTGGCTCCGCAACGGGGACGGTGGTTCCTGCGCAACCTGCACGAACTTGCCATCGTGGCCCTCCCCGCGCTCCGGCCACTGCGGCTGCTGCGGCTTGTCACCCTTTTGCGGGTCATGCACGGTATCGGCGGCAACGCCTTGCGCGGCCGTATCCTGACCTATGTTCTTGGCTCCGCGGTACTCCTGGTTTATGCCGGGGCTCTGGCGATCCTGGACGTCGAGGCTGACGATCCCGGTGCCAACGTCACAAACATCGGGGACGCGATCTGGTGGGCGATCGCAACGATCACCACGGTCGGGTACGGGGACTACTACCCGGTGACCGTGCTGGGCCGCTGTGTAGCCGTCGGGCTGATGATCGGCGGGATCGCAGTCCTCGGTGTCGTTACCGCCTCGGTTGCGTCCTGGATGGTGGAGTCAGTGGCCGGGGAAGCCGTAACGGAGATGGAGGCCGCCGAATCCCCCGTCCGCGAGGAGCTCCGGCAGTTGACAGCAAAGGTTGAGCGGCTGACGGCACTGTTGGAAGAACGTGGCCTGCCCGCCTCCGGTCCAGCGCTGGAGGCCCGGGACAGCCTTGCCCCTTGA
- a CDS encoding M20/M25/M40 family metallo-hydrolase: MPDVLPEDEVVRICQELIRIDTSNFGDGSGPGERAAAEYAAGLIEEVGMEAEIFESAPGRANVVTRMAGEDPSASALVVHGHLDVVPALRDQWSVDPFGAELKDGLIWGRGAVDMKDMDAMILAVLRSFARTGRKPKRDIIFAFFADEEAGGVYGARYAVDKRPELFEGATEAISEVGGFSATIGGQRTYLLQTAEKGISWLRLVAHGRAGHGSQISTDNAVTRLAAAVTRIGEYKWPIELTPTTRQFLDGVTELTGVEFDADNPDILLSQLGTVARFVGATLQNTTNPTLLKGGYKHNVIPESAEALIDCRTLPGQQDQVLEIVRELAGTGVDVSYVHNDVSLEVPFAGNLVDSMIDALHSEDPGAKVLPYTLSGGTDNKSLSRLGITGYGFAPLMLPDELDFTGMFHGVDERVPADSLKFGAKVLNTLLTNY; encoded by the coding sequence ATGCCTGACGTCCTGCCCGAGGATGAAGTTGTCCGGATCTGCCAGGAACTCATCCGGATAGACACCTCCAACTTCGGTGACGGGTCGGGCCCGGGTGAGCGTGCGGCAGCAGAATATGCCGCCGGCCTCATTGAGGAGGTCGGCATGGAGGCCGAGATCTTTGAGTCTGCTCCCGGCCGGGCAAACGTGGTCACCCGCATGGCAGGCGAGGACCCGTCCGCCAGTGCTCTGGTGGTGCACGGCCACCTCGATGTCGTGCCGGCACTGCGGGACCAGTGGTCCGTGGACCCGTTCGGCGCTGAACTGAAGGACGGGCTCATCTGGGGCCGCGGCGCCGTCGACATGAAGGACATGGACGCCATGATCCTGGCGGTCCTAAGGAGTTTCGCCCGCACGGGGAGGAAGCCCAAGCGGGACATCATCTTCGCCTTCTTCGCCGACGAGGAAGCCGGCGGCGTCTACGGAGCGCGCTACGCGGTGGACAAGCGCCCGGAGCTGTTCGAAGGTGCGACTGAAGCCATCTCGGAGGTGGGAGGCTTCTCGGCGACCATCGGCGGGCAGCGCACCTACCTGCTCCAAACCGCGGAAAAGGGCATCTCCTGGCTCCGGCTGGTGGCCCACGGGCGGGCAGGGCACGGGTCCCAGATCAGTACCGACAACGCCGTCACACGCCTTGCCGCAGCAGTCACCCGCATCGGCGAATACAAGTGGCCCATCGAACTGACGCCCACCACCAGGCAGTTCCTGGACGGGGTGACCGAACTCACGGGAGTGGAGTTCGACGCCGACAATCCAGACATCCTGTTAAGCCAACTGGGGACGGTGGCACGTTTTGTGGGCGCCACACTGCAAAACACCACCAACCCGACCTTGCTCAAGGGCGGATACAAGCACAACGTCATCCCTGAATCCGCAGAAGCCCTGATCGATTGCCGCACACTGCCCGGCCAGCAGGACCAGGTCCTGGAGATCGTCCGCGAACTGGCGGGTACCGGGGTGGACGTGAGCTACGTGCACAACGACGTTTCGCTTGAGGTCCCTTTCGCCGGCAACCTGGTGGACTCCATGATTGACGCCCTCCACTCCGAGGACCCCGGCGCCAAGGTGTTGCCCTACACGCTTTCGGGCGGCACGGACAACAAATCGCTGAGCAGGCTCGGCATCACCGGTTACGGTTTCGCGCCGCTGATGCTGCCGGACGAGCTGGACTTCACCGGCATGTTCCACGGCGTGGATGAGCGCGTGCCCGCAGACTCCCTCAAGTTCGGCGCAAAGGTACTCAACACCCTCCTCACCAACTACTGA
- a CDS encoding acyl-CoA dehydrogenase family protein — MTPDEILPDALLEKIRARAAGYDSNNTFFHEDLQDLVDVGYLKLFVPASDGGMGFGLEAAAQCQRRLATAAPATALAVNMHLVWTGVAHVLGARGDHSLDFVLKEAAGGEIFAFGNSEAGNDAVLFDSRTTATPLPEGGYSFSGTKIFTSLSPAWTRLGIFGKDPAGRDGEGELVHGFISRETSGYRILDDWDTLGMRASQSGTTVLDGARVPADRIFRKLPVGPNADPLMFAIFACFETLLAAVYTGLGERALDVGVETVKRRASFKNGGRSYAQDPDIRWKVAEAAMAMDNLYPQLRAVATDVDALADHGPQWFAKLVGLKVNATETARRVVDLAIRVSGGSSYFRGSELERLYRDVLAGMFHPSDDESAHNTVANAWLGPLED, encoded by the coding sequence ATGACCCCAGATGAAATCCTGCCCGACGCCCTCCTGGAAAAGATTCGCGCCCGCGCCGCAGGCTACGACAGCAACAACACTTTTTTCCATGAGGACCTTCAGGATCTCGTCGACGTCGGTTACCTGAAGCTGTTTGTCCCGGCGTCCGACGGCGGCATGGGCTTTGGCCTCGAAGCGGCGGCGCAGTGCCAGCGCAGGCTGGCAACCGCCGCTCCCGCCACAGCACTTGCCGTCAACATGCACCTGGTGTGGACCGGCGTCGCGCATGTCCTCGGAGCCCGGGGTGACCACTCCCTGGACTTCGTCCTTAAGGAAGCGGCCGGCGGCGAGATCTTCGCGTTCGGCAATTCGGAGGCCGGCAACGATGCAGTCCTGTTCGACTCCCGGACCACAGCCACGCCTTTGCCTGAGGGCGGGTACTCCTTCAGCGGAACCAAGATCTTCACGAGCCTCTCACCCGCGTGGACGAGGCTGGGAATCTTCGGCAAGGACCCCGCCGGCAGGGACGGCGAGGGCGAACTGGTCCATGGTTTCATCAGCCGCGAAACGTCCGGCTACCGGATTCTCGACGACTGGGACACCCTTGGCATGCGGGCCAGCCAGTCCGGCACCACCGTCCTGGACGGCGCCAGGGTTCCGGCGGACAGGATTTTCCGCAAACTTCCCGTAGGGCCCAATGCAGACCCCCTCATGTTCGCCATCTTCGCCTGTTTCGAAACACTGCTCGCCGCCGTCTACACGGGTCTGGGGGAGCGTGCCCTCGATGTGGGCGTGGAGACCGTCAAGCGACGCGCCTCGTTCAAGAACGGCGGACGCAGCTACGCGCAGGACCCGGACATCCGGTGGAAGGTTGCGGAGGCTGCCATGGCCATGGACAACCTTTATCCGCAGCTGAGGGCCGTGGCCACTGACGTGGACGCCCTGGCGGACCATGGACCGCAGTGGTTCGCCAAGCTGGTGGGGCTTAAGGTGAACGCCACAGAAACCGCGCGCCGCGTTGTTGACCTGGCCATCCGCGTCAGCGGGGGATCGAGCTACTTCCGGGGATCCGAACTGGAAAGGCTCTACCGGGACGTCCTGGCCGGTATGTTCCACCCATCCGACGACGAGTCCGCGCACAACACGGTTGCCAACGCCTGGTTGGGCCCGCTGGAAGACTGA